The Acidobacteriota bacterium genome window below encodes:
- a CDS encoding tRNA-dihydrouridine synthase family protein → MPVTTPFEHPDNCPLVLAPMAELSHAAFRMMLRRLGGCDVYFTEMLSAGRLVRESAHRSVFLIQDPAETGLVHQIVGGDPELMGRAAALLESRGVARVDLNMGCAAPRLIAKGQGVALMRDPDRARAVVASVRRSFGGHLSAKIRLGWAEHAAGLPDFCRMLGAEGVQTVTVHPRWQHEKFKGRARWDYIARVRQWTGVPVVGNGDVLTSADARRLRAETGCDGIMIGRGAAMRPGLFREIADPDAPPADPAAILAEFIALLEQYLPPERRLSRLKIFTHWLAQPLAFGHNLRTRVQSAGSLAEARDRIAAFFAACPAGASGGAAPPGRT, encoded by the coding sequence ATGCCAGTCACGACGCCGTTTGAACATCCCGACAACTGCCCGCTCGTGCTGGCGCCCATGGCGGAACTGAGCCACGCCGCCTTCCGGATGATGCTCCGGCGCCTCGGCGGCTGCGACGTCTATTTCACGGAGATGCTGTCCGCCGGCCGGCTGGTCCGCGAATCGGCGCACCGGTCGGTGTTCCTCATCCAGGATCCGGCCGAGACGGGGCTCGTCCACCAGATCGTCGGCGGCGACCCCGAGCTGATGGGCCGCGCCGCCGCCCTGCTCGAGTCGCGGGGCGTGGCCCGGGTGGACCTGAACATGGGCTGCGCCGCGCCGCGGCTCATCGCCAAGGGCCAGGGCGTCGCCCTGATGCGCGACCCGGACCGGGCCCGCGCCGTCGTGGCGTCCGTACGGCGGTCGTTCGGCGGCCACCTGAGCGCCAAGATCCGCCTGGGCTGGGCGGAGCACGCCGCCGGACTGCCGGATTTCTGCCGGATGCTGGGGGCGGAGGGCGTCCAGACGGTGACCGTCCACCCGCGCTGGCAGCATGAGAAATTCAAAGGGCGCGCCCGGTGGGACTACATCGCCCGGGTCCGCCAGTGGACCGGCGTGCCGGTGGTGGGGAACGGGGATGTGCTGACCTCGGCGGACGCACGCCGCCTCCGCGCCGAGACCGGCTGCGACGGCATCATGATCGGCCGCGGCGCCGCCATGCGGCCGGGACTGTTCCGGGAGATCGCCGACCCGGACGCTCCGCCGGCGGATCCGGCCGCGATCCTGGCGGAGTTCATCGCACTTCTGGAACAGTACCTGCCGCCGGAGCGGCGCCTCTCGCGGCTGAAGATCTTCACCCACTGGCTGGCCCAGCCGCTGGCCTTCGGCCACAACCTCCGTACGCGGGTGCAATCCGCCGGCAGCCTGGCGGAGGCCCGCGACCGGATCGCCGCCTTCTTCGCCGCCTGCCCCGCCGGTGCGTCCGGCGGCGCCGCGCCACCCGGCCGGACTTGA